The genomic window ACCCTGACGGTATAATCAAAGACGATGAAGGAAATCTTTTCTTCTATGAATGCAAAACGGTGTTGAATCCCCCATATAAAATGCCAATCGCCCATCGATTGCAAATTAGAAATTATATTGAAAAGATTTCAAAAACAAAAGATAAAGAGAACTTTAAGGGGTATATTATAATCTCTCATAGTTTTTCAGATAATATCATGAATAAAATTGAAGCAGTAAATTCTCCACTAGATGCTCCTATCTGCGTTATCGAAGCAAGAGATTTGGCGGCATTTGCAAAGAAATGGGAGACTAATTTTCCCATAGATACATTTCCAATAAAGCAAATTGTGAAAAATGGGATTGTTACACTGAAAGATTTTGACCAGGCTTTGCATTAATTCTGCCCGCCCACTTCTCGCCTTCACTCCACCCATATGCCCCCCAGCTCCACTTGCCCTTGTGATGTGGGGGCTGGTGGTCGCTTTAGAGGTGCCTCATGGATGCATGGGTATCCGTGGTGAAAATTCCCACTTAAAATTGACCCACCCTATATACAAAAATCCCCCTGTTTTATTGCAGGAGGTTTTGGGTGATCTCAATGGAAGATTGGATAACAATAAGGAACTTAAAGAAGCGGAATCCCAAAATGGGAACAAGAACAATTGCAAAACAACTCAATTTATCGAGAAACGCCGTAAGGAACGCGCTGCGATCAGAAGATCCACCAGCGTATAAAAGAAAGCCGTATATAAATCCAGAACTACAACCATTTCAGGAATATATCACTGAGCAATACTTTGTTAAGAAACTGAAAAGAAGTCGAGTTCTTAATGATCTGCAATCAAAGGGCTGTAAAGTTTCAAGTTCGGCGTTTTATAGGTACATTCAACAGTATAAGACCGAATTTACACGGGCCTATATGCGATATGAAACAAAGCCAGGAGAACAAGGACAATTCGATTGGTCGCCATACACCGTAATGATTGAAGGCAAACAGGTCACGATCCAAGTATTCTGTTTAATTTTGGGGTGCAGTCGATATAGAACATACATGTATTCTCTATCCCAGACACAATCATCTGTGTTTGAAGCATTGGAAGAAGGTTTGAGCAGAATAGGAGGAGTTCCTGAAAGGATTCAGACTGATAATCATACAACACTATATGATGCAAAAAAAAAGGAGTGGAATCCAAGATATATTAGATTTGCCAACCATTATGGTTTCCAACCATCCCGTTCAGAGGTTCGCCACCCCTGGTCCAAAGGAAAGGTAGAAAATCCATTTTTATACCTTGAAAACCACTTTATTGCCGATAATGAGTTTGAATCCTTCGATGACTTCTCTTTGAAACTCCTAGACT from ANME-2 cluster archaeon includes these protein-coding regions:
- a CDS encoding IS21 family transposase; protein product: MISMEDWITIRNLKKRNPKMGTRTIAKQLNLSRNAVRNALRSEDPPAYKRKPYINPELQPFQEYITEQYFVKKLKRSRVLNDLQSKGCKVSSSAFYRYIQQYKTEFTRAYMRYETKPGEQGQFDWSPYTVMIEGKQVTIQVFCLILGCSRYRTYMYSLSQTQSSVFEALEEGLSRIGGVPERIQTDNHTTLYDAKKKEWNPRYIRFANHYGFQPSRSEVRHPWSKGKVENPFLYLENHFIADNEFESFDDFSLKLLDFETQVNHRIHTTTKKKPIELFNPEEMAVLSPLPKNRFIGILEEFRKVSSDCLISVGGNRYSVPHIFAGRDVWIRISQGRYIEVYSQSNKLIAKHTLERTEKGKIFMNQEHFQGYRGTKGTWNFLSQQFLTIVPGQEDFLKKLKAQKRINPSRHLTLIVEAAKHFNKGDIKNVIQLCDKYNVYRGDLFVDLLHQNSEPVFIPKLDQVNDLSILSPPGVIRSLDSYCTENFVERSGGRYEWMILSTILKN